ATTATCCGACCCATCTAAAATAATCTGGTATCAATTGAGTCAATGCCCTGTTATCCATTCTCTCTCTTTGAACGTATATTCTCCTTTACTTCAtaagaatctaagtgaagaacCATGAGTTGAAGAACAAACAACCCAATGGCCTTTACCCATTCTGGGTTGTTGATCGAACCCGACGGTGGCAAGCTTGTTGATCCCTTCGTTGATGAATCACAAAGAGATTTGAAGAGTAAAGAGGCTTTGAATTTGCCCAAAATAAAGCTTACGAAGATTGATGTTGAATGGGTTCATGTGTTAAGCGAAGGATGAGCTAGCCCATTGAAAGGGTTCATGAGAGAATCTGAGTTTCTTCaaactcttcattttaattcgattcgtCTTGAAGATGGATCAGTTGTTAACATGTCGGTTCCGATTGTGCTCGttttttatgatgatgattctCAGAAGAATCAAATTGATGGGTCGAGTAGTGTTGCCCTTGTTGTTGATGGAATGACTTCGGGTCTACGACATGATTGACCGGATTCTTATTGGGTCTGCAACTGTATGAGAAAGGAAGATTGAGAGGTAAGAAGAATTGGACTTGggtaaagatttaatttttgtttcagATTTTCCAACGAAAGAGAGATATCGGAAGAACAATGGATTGAATGAAAGAGAGAGTCAGGAAGAGAGAAAGAGATATGTGTAAaataaacaaacttaaaattcaaaaaatctaTTTGTTAAGCAAAATCGTGTAGAAAATTAGAGGAGAAGTTAATGGTTAAAGGCTACTGGGTTGTATCAGTCCAAAGAGAGAATGGTAAGAGGCATTGGGATAATTGCTACCGCTTATTTTGGTGGGTCGAATAATTGGATTAAAAATAGgaaattaggtttttttttttttgaaattcaggTAATTGGGTCAATCGGGGTTAGTTTCGgggattttatttaattagggataattttgatgaaattaataACGTGAGAGGTAAATTTAACCTCATATTAACGGCgatgataaaataaaacaataaaccaaagttgagatttttttttacccttttcccaacttaaaaacataattaagttCTAAATAAGAGTAATAAAGAACAtgataatacaattttttttaaaaaaataaaaacttaattgGAGGTTtccaaataattataaaaatatatttatttagattttttaaaaatgattctttaaaattagtataatataaaaaatccAATACAAGAAGTATGAGGTTTGGCAGGTAAAAAAATCGGGAAGTCCACATATTTTCGTCAGtcttatttgttgtttttatcattaagatgaatatataatttaaatcaatCTCAACCATAAAATACTATAAGTACACATGATATGAATCTATAAGGCCATTGAACATTACTTGACCTAAATATACTTGATTGGATCTTTATCCATATAACTTTATGATAAAAAGTACTTTAATTTTCAATGCGCGTAaccttttagtttttttaattcaGCGCCAACGCGTTAAACCATTCAGCCAAATAATTGCAGTGTGTAGCTCTCCTATCTACTCCAATTATAGAATATTAGCTGTATTTGTAAGGCGATATacgtttattaaaaaaatataatttaaattatttctttatatatcgtcatttttaattttacatgtattaaaaaattgagtgaGTTTATCTTTCTATccttatttaagtttttttaagttaatttttcagtcaataaatatgaaattatatattttgattaattgatttgatcaaaatgaaaatgaattatGCATTTAGTATTTCTAcgttaattaaatttaaattttcaaggTTAATAACTCATTGGGATAAAATAGAACGAACATTGTAGTTTATCcattgattttatgaaatgacaaaCATTATGGACCAACTATTTATAGTAAGAatgacatatacaaagaaacgAAGTGAGTATATTTTTCACTATTaccttttttgtttattctCAAGTTATTCTTACAAGTAGTATTACTTATTTCCTAAAAAGTGTAAAACTTCAGcaatctggaaaattttcaaacatttgtCTTGTACTTTGATCAATTCCAATATTTCGATCAATAcgaaaatatctaaaaattcacttaatatgaAACAAATAGAGTATTAAATTATGAGTTGAGAGTATAATTAATCACGGTTAtgataaaatgtataaaatctTTTCATCTTCCACGGAAGTTATATGTTTGAATTCTAAATACGAAAAAAATTCATTAGAGagcatttttcttatttaatactCTCACCACTTCATATTAGttataaacattattaaaaATAGACGACTTTAACTTATTTGtcaatttacaaaatcaaagtGGAATTAGTTAGATTTTGtctcattttacccctataattaattcttttaaaaaatataaacaagtaaacaaagtttcaaaaaaattccttctaggaaaaaaattagtaaatatcCTTTGTATAAGGGAAGAAgtggataattattttttttatttcacatttGGAGTCCATAACTCACATTAGAGGTTCGACTAAATTTGGATCGCATATTGCAGGGCCTTTTCGAGGATAGCGTTTTcaatacaattttttgcatatccaGGGCTCGAACCCGAGACTTTTGATTGAGGGTGAAACACTTTTATCACTGCACCACAACTCATATTGCTGAATAATTACTATAAGATTGAAGGAGCAGATCTTATATAATGTGAAATCGAACTAATGGAGAGTTTATTAACACCGAATGTATCCCcaacccaacaaaaaaaatctagTTTGAAATACAAGGTCTcttttaatgtgtttttgtgGGGTGATCAATAAAGATCGCAATCTTGAACTACCTTTCCATCGTACTAATATTGTTGGAACATGTTATCTACCTACTTGTTATCTAATTTAAAATCGTGGTAAAATTTGATGAATTAGGACTGAGTTTTGGGGGTTAAGATATATTGAGTTGTAAAGAAatgtgttataaaatattttattcgaAAATTAGTTGGAAGGAAAATGAACAGACTCAAGATtgactaaataattaaatattactcACAATTGTCAGAGATCAATTATTATTGATTGTAGTTTATCTAGGTtgtgaaaattgaatttaaacaAATAGATTAAAAACCATTTTATTGATTGTAATTTGTATACGTCATTTCTTTGATCTactttatcttttttaatatcTTGTACTTTTTCATTAGGTATATATGCATTTCTCTTCACgtgtttaaatttcttttttcgtCTTTTTCATCTTTCACCTAAGGGATCATTCATATCTTATTTTGAATATCTTTGATCTTTTTTAATCATATCTATTCTAATACGCTTATGTAATCATTTCAAAATTgtcatttatgttattttgcTCTTTTGAACATGCAATATCTTGACGGATTGatacttttatcttttataacaCGAGATAATATATTCtacacaaaataatattttatctcatatttgacaaatattttaactttttgttgtttatctaattttttacttctttcTAGAAGCTTTCAGCCATTTTCccatcattttatttctttattcaaTCGAGctctaacaaaaaatatttatcatgtaaTTCTTCAAACAACTTCCTCTTATCAATTTTGGAATTTGCAATCTCAGAATTACATAGTTTTACACCAAATTCCACGTGAGATGAAAATCTCGATTTTAATAACTAATCGGGGGGATATGACATCTAATTCAGAGGTCTAACTCCATTTATTACTCAAATAAACATAGTTCATTTATTATTACTCTAAAAGGTACTCtccatatttattgattttactGTTCTTTTTGTCTCtagttattaatatattttttaattaacacattttttaagaaaataattattaatataataattttattattttatctctattaattataaaataaataaattaaaaatttaagattttttaattttttaattttttataaaatggttaattaaaaatataataaattaaaaaatttattctttcttaatttgttaaaatgaacaaattattagacataactacaaaaaaaaaatagggacggagaaatattatttttggataAGATAGCAAACAAGTAAAACTGAATTAGGAGTACaactaaaagaaaacaaaaatccaTTAATTCAATCACAGAAAAAAACTTATCCGCATGGATGTTTACACCAAAATTTATTATCATGTGCTTTAGTGAATTAAAacacatgttaattaattaaaattgagtaaaaaataaactataaatttaTACATGACGTGCATGTATTGAATTGGTGTGAACACCGAATATGTTTCACCCGTCTAATTGTTTACTCTTTGGTACAATCAGCTGTTCCTCTCTTGGTGTTTGGTTTGTTGAGAAATGTTTCTACAAAAAAAGAACTTTCAGAAactctttttcaaaattttcaaaacaaacCAAACATCAGTTAAAATAAATCCATATCACTCTGTTTCTTCCTCCCTGTCCCTGACTCTCATCTTCAGGGACGGGACGAAATTCATGGCGATCAATGATCGCCATTACATGGGCCCCACCTATTCATTACTGCCAGTCTGATTTCTATCATCCTCGagatcttcttcatcatcatcatcgtcatcatttTCGTCTTCATCTGACGATAAATGCACAAGCCAACAACTTCCATGTAAATGCCCATTAACACAGACAAAATACTCCAACCCGTTTTCTATGGTACCCAGCCTCCGCGCTGCGCTCTTTGGTATAAGCCGAGCAGCCGTCATACTCCAAACCCTACCCCCGCAAAACGGACACCTCACTCCTTCTTCAACCTCCAATTCTTTCGTAATCAAACACGCCCTCGTCTTCGATCTCATAAATCCACCAAATACCCCTCTGAAAACCCCTAAATCATCACTCCTACCGCTAATTTCGTGCTCACACGGATCACTAACGTACAATAAATCCGTTCTACATCTCCTCATTAAAAAACTCCGACCCGACGTCTTCGAAAATCGAGACGATTTCATGAAATGACCCGGATAGGATTGACCCGTTCGAAAATGTCGGGTCGGATTACACCCGCAGCAGTAAAACAACAATTTCGCCATCGCTTCCCATTCCCCTCCGATCCGACCATTCGGCGCACCCTCCATTAACGACGCTATCATGCGCGGTGCGCGATAAATACACATCTCCTTCCACAATAACCTTTTCGCTAATGCTCGTAGATTTCGATTAACCGACGCCGTTTGGCATAAGGAACGAACATCCCACTTCATAGAATCGAAAACCAAACGAAGAATTGTCTCATTATGAATAGCTGAATCGTCCTCTAACGACTCAGCTATTCTATTCAAATTCAACCTTCGTCTTTGACTCTGACTCCGACTCattttgttaatcaaattcTCTCCGTctttttgaaaacttaatttTTGGTGCGTATATATAAATCGTAAACGCTAGAATCACATGGTCGGACACGTGTAACACAAGTAATAGATAAATGATAACTATTTCATccaatattaatattttctctaataCGGGTACGTGGAACTCTTTGATTGGTAGACATAACCATGAGGGGATGATATGATGTGTTGTAGAATCTAGCGACAACGTATGCGTTTGGAATATAGTGAAAATACATGGACACGTGTCCtaataaagttataatttttagttGCTCAAAATATCTTAGGGAGTACGTGGCGGGATATTAGAAGGGTAAGTTTTATTAGTGCGTAAAACGCTGAAATGTAagcattatttttgttcttgttttcaAATGATTTGGTCACATGTGTATGTGATCTTAGACGTACACGTATATAATATGA
The nucleotide sequence above comes from Solanum pennellii chromosome 9, SPENNV200. Encoded proteins:
- the LOC107030625 gene encoding EID1-like F-box protein 3, which codes for MSRSQSQRRRLNLNRIAESLEDDSAIHNETILRLVFDSMKWDVRSLCQTASVNRNLRALAKRLLWKEMCIYRAPRMIASLMEGAPNGRIGGEWEAMAKLLFYCCGCNPTRHFRTGQSYPGHFMKSSRFSKTSGRSFLMRRCRTDLLYVSDPCEHEISGRSDDLGVFRGVFGGFMRSKTRACLITKELEVEEGVRCPFCGGRVWSMTAARLIPKSAARRLGTIENGLEYFVCVNGHLHGSCWLVHLSSDEDENDDDDDDEEDLEDDRNQTGSNE